The sequence below is a genomic window from Maylandia zebra isolate NMK-2024a linkage group LG18, Mzebra_GT3a, whole genome shotgun sequence.
TCTCTGGCTGTCGCTGGGCATGTCCACGTCCAGGTTGTACGGATAGTTCAGCATCTCAGTTCCAAACAGATCATACTCCAGGTAACTCCCCAACTTAGCAAACTCCAGCAGCTCACCTTCATCCAATATCGTCCTTTTAAAAAGGCCAAAATAAAGCTGATAGTTATGATGCTTTGTTTGGAAAAACGAAGCTGTTGCAAAGTTGCTTTCCAGATAATGATGCATGGCGGATCAGAAAAAAGATGGCGCTTTTTGAAATTTGAATTATCAATCCATGAAACCTGTTACCACTGATATTCATTCCTATTCTTCTGTAATTTGGCACACCTCAATCACTTTCTCCTCATTTCCCTTCCCTAATGAAAAGGCTTCTTGTaaggctgctcaattaatcgaattttaatcacgattacgatctgggctttcaacgatcattaaaaatgactgagccgattattagcccctccctcatgctttactctcgcgctgctccatgtggcaaatcaagcgcactgctctgcatttcgaacacgcgtcacaacaattaagaggacccgagggaagctcggaaagctaagcagaagttatttggagaggagagtgactgccgttggttgaaaagagaggtaaaaaaaaaaaaacttaagtggtgtggaaacattatggcttcgcggagtcagacgtggatcaagtagacacagtgtgtaaactttgctatggtgtcgtagctgcaccacagagcaacactgcaaagttcacatttttcatttatttcttatattgcaaacatttgcactgttatcagtatttgcacactattttatattattttttaaagtcattattcaatacattgttattgttaaacctttaaagccggtcagagcagcatgctcgttttgtgtaactatttttaaatccctgtagaacctgaacgctaagctagcacaataaatttttttccatatgaaaccagaggagttgtacttacatcttatgccatcagcttgtcctcggtcacggtttccttccacatatagctttgcaaaaattgcataaaaagagcttgcaagaacaaaaacataatattccagaaacacgctttgccgatccgatcagctgttcttaacacttcccacattgaaaaagacGTCAACGTGAACTATcgcaagtgacgtcatttttgcggaaaatgtagttttttacttgtaggccttagaactcgaattgcactgctggaaatagtttattttgatgcacatgcacattctttgcaaatttgcatcataggattgtttttttgtttttcctgcagtatataaaaattgctgtatctccaaaaataaaactatgaagacactcaaaataaatttcctgttgttgtaaactattttttgcaacttttttgtatttaaagttttgagggataaacctcttaaatttctccaagtagaaatatatgtaaaaacaaaaacgattttcaattttttttgtaatttattgcacttttttgcaattaatgtagttactaaggacttaatgcatacacatttttaaaatatgggctataacagttgtattgatgtatagcaacttgaaatgctcccacaaatggcactacagcatgtaaaaaaataatataagctctggcggacgaaataaatatcgtcaaataatcgtgatctcaatttcagtgaaaataatcgtgattatcatttttgccataatcgagcagccctagcttCTTGACATGCTCCCCTCCACTgaaaccatttctgatgaggcttcagtgaacagaagGACCAGATGCATCTCTGAGGTCCTGTGTCAGACTTTTGTTCGATTTTTTATTATGTCTTAAGTTCATGACTTTCACAtcttgttcatctgctgtacatAGCACTTCCACTTCTTCAGTTTCCTAAAGATTTTTTAAGATTCACTGCACATCATGCTGAGATATTCAAAAAGCTATCAGTTTTAGGCTAAGAGCAACCTTGTTTGTGTAAAAATAATACATTGTGCCTatcaaactgttttatttttgacattttcataGGTTCAACTAAAAAAGttggaacaaattatgtgtttttggcggctcacaacaaatcctaaagatacaatttaaaactggATCTTTGCTAAGTTGCATGTTATACACATACAACACTGATTCATCCCTTAATTTAGATGGGCCCGTGTTAAGTAGTTAAAAAAGCATTCCTCTAAATATGGTCAGGTATACATATAAAAGGTATAAAATTACTGAAATAGcagccaaagaaaaagaaatgaggggtgtcTCAGGACTTTTTGGCCAGCTGTAACTCAAGTCTGAGAACCAGAAAGCCTTCAGCAGCTAAAAATTAGGAAATATGGAGCAAACAGCATCATTTCAAGCAGTCACTGGCAACACAGTCTCACGAGCCTGACCAAGGACACCAAGGTCCAGGCTTTTTCCCCTTCCATCTGCTAAATCACTAAAATGTATTAAGatactgaaataaaaaatgtttcaaattaaATGTCAGAGAGGGCACGTGTCACAGGAAAttgtgtgtttgacaggaaaaCGGCGCCCTAATTTTCGCTGTATCTTAATGACTTTATTTTAGTGACATCTCACCTGTCTAGGTGAGACATAACAGTTTTGCTGATGTCACCCCCGGCCTCCTGGAGTATCCGAACGATCTCAGCTGGAGCGGCGTGATCCCGGCCAGGATGGATGATAACAGGACAGCCCAGCTGAGCCTGAGCGTGCGCCGAGGCTCGCAGCACCTTAGTCTCGCTCTCCGTGATGGGCCAGCTGGTGCCGATCTCACCGATCACACCGCAACGGATGTCTGTGCCGTCAGCGCCGTGAAGGACCTCACTGATGATGATGTCTGTAAGCTGAAGGTCAGGAAATGAGGAGCTGGCGTGTGTTCATTTATTGAGAATACGTTTTCTAATTTCCCTCTTTCCCTTTACTAAGGATTGAAGGAGATGATGAAAGCATAGTTATAGTGTGTCTAAATATCGCTGAGTACGGTATTCTCAGGGTCATTCTCAGGTGTAGCTACCAAAAGACTAGACAACGTTGTCAGAAATCCATTCAAATCAATCAaaaggcatgaaaaaaaaatcctcacatACTGAAACAAGCATGCTTAAAACTTTCTAACAAAGGTGTGTGAGCTCCAAACCCCACCACAAACTGGGACGCACCTTCTCCACACTCATtcctttggtggcctcagagtGGGTGCAGTCCACGTAGTACCCTGCACCTGCAATGATGTGGACCCCGGTGTCCTTGGCCAGCTGTCGGAGGGTGGGAAGGTCCCGTTCGATTCCAGTGGTGGTGTTCTCCACTATCGTTCCCCCGCCGGCTCTCCTGTAGGCCAGCAGCTCGTCCCGCACAGCGGCGGTCTCCTGCTTCAGGAGCAGGTTCTCGGGGGAGCTGTACGGGTTTTGCCTGAGCCAGAACATGTGCTGCATCTGAAACGGGTTCTCTGCCACTGCCTCGTCTCCTGGGGGAGGGGGCGAGAAGCAGCACTCGAAGCTCATGGTCAGGTGCTCGTGGGTCATAGTACGGCCAAGCTGGTCTGGATCTACTAAACCCAGCACGGTCTGGACCCTCCCGCTCAACTCAGACATGATGCTATGAGGAGTGTTCAAGATTTCCCACAACCTGAAAAGACATACAgtatcattttttatttattttttacatctatttattttttacatctcTCAGacaaatatttcagtttttatagaAAGATCATTGAGATAATTGAGGAATTTGGTCATCCCATGACTGTAAAGCAGAGCTGCTCCTTCTTAAAAATGACATTACCTACAGTTTCATGTCTGCACCCACGAGGCTTCTTTTCAACATAAAATAGCAACTCATTTAAAAGAATCTCAAACTAGTTTTTACCTCGATATGACGACGCTGTACATGCCTTGCAGATGTAGCCATGATTTACACAGGGGGAAACAATTATCTGATCCCCAGCTGAATTTGAAAGTTTGCTCACTTCCAAAGAAATGGGAGTTTCCCCTCAATGACCTCAATGTGCTTGGtggtatgttttgggtcatttttATGCTGGATGACCCATCTTCAGTGTTCTTGCTGGGAAAAGGAGGTTTTAGTCCAAGATATTATGGTGCATGGCCCCGTCCACTGACGTCCaaattaatttataatttataatgCGATGTGATCTTTTTCTAGATCTTTGGTTGACATTCTGTCTCGCTCTATTAAAATGAAGCTTCCATTTAaattagagactgttcatttctttgtaagtaaACAAACTTATACATTTCTGAGGGTCACTGACGTTGCTCAGCTTGTGAACACAAACAGCAGGCATCTTTCATTCCCGCCTTTGGCTGCAGCAGGTCTGCTTCTTTCAGCTTCTGTTATCGACTCAATTCCTCATATTTATTTAGGATTactcatagactgtatataagagGATTACCCACGACCctttacataaaacatgatttaaaCCAGCACTGAGTAACAAATGGGCCCCTGTAGACCTGTCAATGTTTGCCACTGTCATCTGTTAGCAACTCCACCCTCTGAATGTGCACGCGCGGAAGACCTGAGCTGACCCTGAGAGCTGTTGTAGGCTTGACAGTCGCCGTCACGTGACCGCTGAGCCTGGTTACCGATCAGTGAAGCCAAATAACAACATCCATCCTTTGTTTTATAGTTCCCGTGTAAAGTTTCGGCCGTGCCGTGCAGCACTGTTACACATCAGACacatgtgtgagtgcgtgtgtgttggCAAAAAGACAACGCATTCGCTCACTCTGCTGACTTTACAGTGCATACCAGAGCGGGACCTTTGGACTGCCAAGTACAAGCCCCGAGCCACACTTTGAAAAGTTGCATTTACTTACTCAAATCTTTGCTGTATGCTCGATGAAAAAAACCCTTCAGACCAGCACTGTACGCGTTAAGTTGTTGCTCTACTGGAACAAAGTAAAACTGCTTCTCTTTAAATAATGTGCAGCGGAGTCAGACCTGCAGCAGTATATTTAAGGGATTTAAACTTTCACCGAGCTTTAGAATAAACTGTAAGACAAACAGTCTGCTAGACCTTGTTTCTGCTCACTTCAGCCCACCTCCTCCTTCAGCCGAGTACGGATAGCTGCTTTGACAGGTTAGCTGAACGCCTTCGGTGATCATCGCGAGACATCGCGAGAATACGCTTCTTGTAGCATATAACAGGGAGAGCAACAAAGTTTGTTGAAATAtaacgccaaatcacaacagcggTAACCTCGGTGCgctttattttgtaaggtagatccttcaataatacagagaacacCCCCAACAATCAAGCAACACCCTGGAGCAATTaatttattgtaattttttgTATTGAAGCAGCtatcttctatttttattttattttattttttacatccaTCCAACTTCTATCTGATCAGGTAAGGTTAActcagaggttcccaaagtgtggggcccgccccctagggggcgcagtatgaaaaggaaaaaaaaaacacttggacactgctagcataatggacagaacttttgacggggctcccacacaaacgcaaagcaggagatgaagcatagccaaatatgttttcaaacaaacttccttctaagccaaagactagaaaatatggtgaagcatatcttccctttggcttcacctgcacaagtgccaaggtaggtctcccctgcagaattagTTTTCTCTGTCGGGAGCACGCATTGGGttctccaaatcacggacaaacagtatcccacattcttgatttttagttcacaaacacttcttgtaacCACTAACTACTcttgacattttggagatgttagctctttatataataatgttacagtgggatacaaatattATCAGACTGATCCTGCTGTAATttgttcccccggttcaaatcacagacaaacagcatCCCATCCCACAgttgttcatgtttttaaacccattttggacagagaggcattttttaaaaaatgtattgatagcaatgttgaatattattacacaggaaaaaatcaactacacgtaaaataattacaccgtgacgcctctgcctttctaaatggagggacagtaactgcgagtgtatatgtaagcgtgtaaaaactgcagatagtcagattaacagtattttgtctctatctgccattctgcaattcatctcatgtaaacaataacgtggcaaCATGTTACCAATTTCAATggaatttgaaaacaaaatatgggtgtgtgtgtggttggagggtgtgttttttttttggggggggggggggttacaacatttttcttgtaaaacaaaggggggcccagcaaaaaaaagtttgggaaccactggggTAACTAAAGCTCATCCCAGCTGATTGTGAGCTGGACCTTAAAAAGACTAATCAAAAGTGttattaaaacactttataaaCCTCTTATAGATGGCGATTAATGAAATGTTAAcaccagtttattttgaaagcatgAGCAATTTAACAGATTTATTCACGTAACCACATCAAATGGGAGGACATATGAAGATGATGCAGGCTTCGGCAGACAGACTGTGACTCTTTCTGTTTGCTCTTCACTCAGCAGATGGTCTCCACAGCAGCATTTGGTCTGCTGGTGCAGGGAACTGCCCTGTGAGCACTCACCATAGCTCTGGCCGTCCCTGCAAATGGTTTGGCTAAATCACATGATGCAGGGGCCCGTGGCATCCATTTGTCAACAAGATGACTCCATAGATCAGAATGATAACATATGGGACTGGGTTCAGTTTTCATGTTCAGAGTGAATAAATGGCCATATGGCTGTggtgggttttttgtgtttattttttcatttatttattttttaagcccCACggcagactggcaacctgtccagggtgtatcctgcctctcgccctaagacagctgggataggctctccGCCGCgaccctgacaaggataagcggaaaaggatggatggatgtttatttttttgtcttgctCTAACCCAACTGTGGTTCAAACAGGattgtttaggttttatttCATCACCTCTAGATCTTTGTTCCACTTGAAGTTGAAGTTGTGTCCTTTGGACTAAAAATTGTGGAAACCCCACTTATTTTTATCTATTTCTATCACGTTTTATTTCTCTATCTTCCTTAGTTTACTCTGTTGTCTATTCATTagcatttaatgaaataaaaactcttaacaataaataaaggagaaacaTTTTGACTCAGTTTTACTCCCCAAAACAGGCACTCAAAATGAGACCAAAATACACGACAAATCGcagaaatatacaaaaatgaaCCTTACACAAAAAagcacttatatatatatatatttaaagaaaatcaaCCAATATTACTTATAGTAAGCTGAGAAACAAAATCAATGCTGCCAGCCACCGTGACAGCAACTACATAAGCACATAAAATAATCAGGCAAACTAGCAGGAATACAGAATAAAGGTAGTGAGTCAAAATATAAGGATTTTTCCAGTGCTGTTACTCATGAGCCCATACCATACCACTGCAGGGTTCCTCATTACAAGAGAAGATGTCACCTCCCGTTCATCTGCATGGATGACATATTTCTGAGGGTCATAACCAGAGGGAGATTCTCTGGCATGAGTAAAACCATCTCTCATGTGGACTTATACTTCCCGAGGCCCAGCTCAGCCTTTAACAAGCATTTAAAATAGATATATAGTTTGATTTTATGGAGATAATGTTCTTTTTGGGCAGTTGTTCAGTCCTGATCAGAACCATCAGATTTGAAAAGTAGAGTGcagactgttctttttccagtttggaatgattgtacagcatacatctttaatcaCATGAATTGGTTTGAATTTGTttaggattttctctaatccacacagggtcCAGACCATACACCTCCACTAATATTTGGTCAAATGTCCCTTAGCAAGTTACAACTTGAAAAGACGCTTCAGGCATAACTGTGGCTCGATATTTGACAATtcttcttggcagaattggTAGAGTTTAAATCAGTTTGAGGCAGATTTTAAGGATAACCTACACATTTTCAATAGGATTGCACTCTGGGTTTTGGAAAAGCAATTCCATCAGCTTAATGTTTGGCTGCTTTATCCATTACAAAACCAGTTTTGATGCATTTTCATGcagtgctttatttttttggtcAGCATCCCCTCAGTCCATGGTGAAAACTCTCCTCACTGTGGACAGTGACAATGGtgttccagcagtttccagttcatggcAGGCTTGAGTCTTGGTGGCTCTTTGGTTATTCCTGAACATCCTAACAAATTTCTGCTCATCTGAGGGTgacagtttggatcttcttccaGACCATGGCAAAGTGATGACAGATCCAAATCACTTCTACTTATGTAAAACAGTTTGAAAAAATGATCCTGgaatctgcagttgtttagaaaaTGCTCAAAGAGACCTTCCTAACTTTAAATCTACAGTTATCCTTCTGACGCTTTCACCAAGTTCCTTGGACTTTCCAATTGTTATGGGTAATTGGTCAATCCAGTGAGTGCTGTCAACAtcacatattaaaatattaatgtgATTTTTACCCGGTGTGGataaaagaaaatccaaaataaattcaaatttgtGCCCCCagttcttctttgtttttgtttttaagtcattaaagatgcatGCTGTATAATATTTCCATCCtggaaaaggtttttttttttttaaaaatcactgaAAGCCCAAACTTACCACTGCGTTCGCGCCAATGAATAGTGTATGGAAATGTATTCCCTATCTTATTttcatttctccttttttcactgtaatttaGATATAAATTCAAGATATGATTGCGCATAACCTAAAATCATTACTGTGACTGCTAAAAACCCTCTGAGACTGGACTTCAGGCAGCACGTCGagcagaaaatagagcaaacgTTGTGCTCTGGCGCCCTCTGGAGGCAAATTAAGCAAACATCAATTGTAGTTTTATGTGAAAGGCAAAAGATAAAATTCTTTAATCGTTTTAAATACCCGCTGTTGTCCACTGATGTAAGTGAATATACACATAGCTGTACTCTTGCCTGAGGGGGGGACTGTGGTTCTTTCAGTCAATAACTCTGATGTGAACGACAATAAAAGCTGTGGCCGcctgattgttgtttctggtctgtgtcACATTTTCAGGCTGGTTAGGCTGACCAGTGCTTCAGGCTCTGTGAATCAATAAATTAGTGTCAAGAAATAAAAGTGAGACAATGCATTATGAGGACAATGAACTGTGATGTACCGCAAAACTCACCCTCAAGTAGCTACAAAATTCAGGCAGAGGCAGAGATTTCTTGATGGTCCACAGACAAGAAAATGTGACTGAACACTGACCTTCCattcaggttttattcattaAGATTGTTCTATCATTTAAAAGACACATCCTCATTATGCCTTTCTTCATGCCTGGTTTGATTTAATGGCAGGAAATACATAAATCCAACTAAAGTAGAAGAGAAAGTACATCTATAAAGATTCACCATACAGCATCTGAAACACTGGATATCAGTTGAGTATCAGCTACAGCTTACGCATTAATAAGTCACTGTAACAGTCACCACTCATTTGTGAAGGCTTTCCACAAGATCTTGATCTCTAGCTGCAGGGCTTTTTATCCATTACATCATCAGACGCATCAGTGAGCTCAGTCTGATGTTGGCTTGTTAAAGCATGGCTCGCAGTGTACTTTATATTTAAGTGTATTGTGGTAGATGTGCATGCCTCAGGGTTGTGTGCATGCTCTTGGTTCTTTGTTTGCCAAAGAAAgtcaactctttttttttgaaACGAACCGCTTTTGTGTGCAGGAACACTTGAAACAGGAGATGTTAAAGCTCAGTTTGAGATCTTTTTCAGCCAGAGggcccaaaaaaagaaaaaaagagataacTGAAGTGAAATATAGTACCGAGTTATGTTAAATTTCCTGAATCTGATAAACACGAcagactgtttaaaaaaaaaaccaaaaaaaaaaaaacggctgTGTGCCCACACAGACGGTCAGAGAGAGTCCATGTTTCAAAAAAGTTTCTGTTGGAATCCAATTAAATATGAGTCCAGACTGGAGATTCAACATAATGCTGCTTTTACTGATTTTAggggttttgttttcttttagggataaagagatttaaacttgaaac
It includes:
- the pter gene encoding N-acetyltaurine hydrolase → MSELSGRVQTVLGLVDPDQLGRTMTHEHLTMSFECCFSPPPPGDEAVAENPFQMQHMFWLRQNPYSSPENLLLKQETAAVRDELLAYRRAGGGTIVENTTTGIERDLPTLRQLAKDTGVHIIAGAGYYVDCTHSEATKGMSVEKLTDIIISEVLHGADGTDIRCGVIGEIGTSWPITESETKVLRASAHAQAQLGCPVIIHPGRDHAAPAEIVRILQEAGGDISKTVMSHLDRTILDEGELLEFAKLGSYLEYDLFGTEMLNYPYNLDVDMPSDSQRVKALAFLVKEGYEDKIVIAHDIHTKNRLTKYGGHGYSHILKNIVPKMLTRGISQHQVDKILIDNPKCWLTFK